aacacacacagcactaaaaCAGTGATTGTGTATaaggaccgtgtgtgtgtgtgtgtgtgtcttactttGGTCGCCTGCTGGATGATGCTGTCCCACACCTGGTTGGGCAGGAGCATGTACTTCTCTATCAGGTGCTCCTGCGTGGCCTGGTCGTTACTTGCGCTGATCATGTAGCCCACCGCCTCGTAGAACGTGTGCACCTGGAATAAACGGACAGCAGCGCAGGAAAAGAACGGCAGAGAGAAAGCACAGGAAGAGAAAACAGCTGTGTTCATTAGACGGGTCCTGACAGGGGAAACAAAGGGAAAGTGCAAACAAATGAAAGACAACATCCAAGAGACGACTGCTGATTTTCTTCCCAACCCTGAGGTCAGCTATTCATTCCAGCTAATTTCCTGCCTCTAAGCCTCTACAAATTACAACAGTGGGGGCCATTAGGGTTTTTCATAAGTAGAGAAAATCTTTACTTCTAAAGAAATGCAAGTGTAGCACCGGTAGTTCGTTCGATCATACAATTCTGCTGTTAAATGAACTGGCACTACTGATAGAACGTAAAAGCACCTAATCAATAACTTAATAAATGCAATATAAAGGCCAAGTCATCAGTAGATCATGATTGGGCAAAAGACAACTGTGACTTGATGCTCCAGAGAGAATGTGATGGACCTTTTAGTAAAATGGAGCACTTGTCCTCAACATCATCTCTAAATTACCATACAAACAGTTTCTCTATGGGATGACAATCTCAGGTGCAACGTGCGTTTGGTGTGTAACGAAGGTGAGGCGGGAGGCAGAGATCAGGAAGTGAAGGCCTCACCTGCTGCGGCTGGAGGTCACAGATGATGGTGTTGATGTTGTTGAGGATCTCGTCGATGAAGGGCATCACCTCACCCACCTGCACCTGGACAAAGTGTCGCCGGCACTTCTGGGCGATCTTGATGAACGTGTCGCAGGCCATGTCCTGCACGCCATCATGGGTTTCTGTAAAACATAGTGAGTTATAAGCATGCCACATTATACAAGAATGTGAAAGTATACTAATTATGTTGGCAAGTAATTTCTTGCAGATAAAGACTGATTGTTAGTAACATACAACGATTTATACTACTATACTGCCATTGTCAAACTTTGCCAAAGATCCATAATGTCCATGCTAAACTGAAGCTGcaaacccattgtcagtcagtcactcactcaccgtGCATGAACTCAAAGAGTTTGTTGACTACAGTCTTGAGGAACTTCCAGTGGGCGCGCAGGAATCGTGGGTACTGGCCCACGATATACATGATATTGGAGGCGATGATGGCCTTGTTGTCCTTACCCCTCTTTTGCTCACACAGGCCCAGGAGGTCCTGAGGCACAAACACATGAAGCATGAAGCACCAATCATCCCTAAGTGCAGAACTAATAACTACTAACTAATCCCTATCCAGGAACTAGGCACTTAGTGATATCCAGTTGCCCACCTTGATGACTGTGACCAGGAACCTCTTCTCGTCCTCCTCGTGCATGGCCCCACTGATGGAGCCGATGGCCCAACACAGCGTGTTCAGGTTCTTCCAGGACCACTCGGTCCCGTTCACCTGGTTGTGAAGCTTCTCAGTCATGATGCGTTCAGTGTCCGCATAGTCCAAGTGAGTCAGGTAGACTGAGGCccatggagaggaggaggaagagggagagagagaaaacataaaaaagaaaTGGTTTAGAAAGGTATTGAGAGGAGTGATCCCAAGCTAAAGAGCCAGCAGTAAATGCCCTCAGATGCATCAACAACAGCTAAGCTAAGAGGATATTAAGTAAACAAATTGCCCAAACAGTCCCTGCGCTATGAGGCACAGAGCACTCACCCAGCGTCTCCCTCATGTTCTTGTAGAGGTTGATGGAATCGGTGTCCTTCATGAACTCGCGCACCACCTCGCCCTGGTCATTCTCCACCACCAGCACCTCCTCGGGCTTGGCCATGCGGCTTACCATCAGCAAACGCACCTGGGGGAAaagaagggggagggaggggggtgtgtgtAAACGGAGGAGTCTTTTCCTGATGCAGTGGGTAACACTTCAGCTGCTTTGAGGAAACTGTGCAAGAGGATGtgtctaaaaaaaataaagtttcAGTGTTTAGCTGTGCATATTTACAAGCTGCTTCGGCTGAGGGTTTGCAGTTAATTATACGATGGGGAGGTATTGGgcttcaaaaaacaaaaaaacaaaatgcctcttaaaaacaaaacaaaatggcctCTTATAGCAGCTCACAAAAACTGGACGTAAACTGATGTGGTCAGTCTTTCAGTATTTTGGGGGTTTGCCTTTCTAGGCTTCCATCATCGTTTTTAATACTTGGACTCCATGTTCCATATATGGACGAGCCGCTTACGTTTGCTGTAAAGGACCTCTCTCTAACGTGGCTTCCTGAGGACGCACTCACCTTGGAGAGGACGGGCAGATAGAGCTGCCTCCTAGGGGGCACGTCGAAGTGCTGGCTGCCTGACAGGAGTGgcgaggtggaggtggagaagggGCTCTCGCGGTACAGCTCGGACGCCAGGTGGTTCCAGTACTCCAGACAGATCTTGAAAATCTCTGTCTCCTCCACCTCAGAGACCAGCAGCATGTAGTGCAGTGCCTGGGAGAAAGGGGAGCGTAGAGCAAGATGGAAAAGAGTGAGGAACTGCATTAAGTGTTCTATCTGATGGAGAGATTGTGCAACACTATTCCACGATGGATCAGACTGATAAAGAGACGTACGTAGTGAGTGAGCGTAATGCCAAAGTGTTGCTTAGAGAGAAGAGCATGCAGAGTGAGATGGAAGGGCTGAACGTTTTTGGGGCTCATTCTAATTTCGCAACCACTGTCTTTTGGAACTTCAAGGTGGCAGGGCCTGCGTGGCCCTGATAAGACCCTGGCGTGGTGGTGGAGACAACACTGACTAACACCAGATGGTCAGATGGGgacggaggtggtggtggaggaagcAAGTGCAGAGGAGATGGTGATCagagcaaagattgttaaggcggagcaagatacttcgtcgtagttcatgtctatgggcgcgaaatggggatcgaatcctgtctgcataaagaggcgtgtcgatgacgtattgacgagcgtacgttgcaaccggccaacagcagctgcataaataaccggcgcacacctgatataaggttgattttctccagactggaatgctcaaaaatgctaaaaatgtacctgaaatgttcagaagggtttgaggatcatgaaaacgtgcccgaaattcacattcctaactctatagaaccaagaccttagcatatgtggtgaaattctgagctatgcccatagacttcaatggagcagtcgctgcctctgctctgcataaagggggattttgacccccccctcgtgcgatccgggttcccggaagtggctcctgatgaaacatcttgctccgccttaacaatctttgatcaGAGGCCTGTgggctgctactgctgctgctactgctgctgctttaGCTGGTCTGCTTTGGCAGATAGGACCGGGTGGCCTCACCTCCATGAGGGTCTCCCGCAGATTGAGGCGCTTCTCGATGAGCTGGCCGTGCTCCTTGAGGAAGGTGCAGAGGAACAGGCTCAGGTTCTGGATGAAGTTCTGCTCGTCGTCCTTGCCGTTTGCGTAGGCTAGGCGGATGTTGGTGTTCAGAGGAAGCATCTGTTACAGGAAGAAGgaacaatatatatttttttattatttatttcaccATTGGACAGAGCTTCACAGCTGTCAATtggtcaaggtcaaaaacatgATACCAACAGCATGTCAAAAACATGCTGATGACAGGCCATAAACATTCccagacaaacaacaacaaacaaaacaaatattcaGACTAGTTCAGACTTATTCAGCCAGTTCAATTTATCTTACCAGCAGCCAGTCTTTAACAGTCTATGGCGAATTGATTTCTTAACGTTACTAGTAGCGGACGTGTTACCTGTTTGAGTTGCATCATGGTGAGTGTAAACAGCGTGACAAACTGCTCCTCGTACTGGCTCACGCTCACACCTGCAATCTCGGTCAGGCACTTCAGCGTCACGTTTCGGAACATGGGCACGTTTAGAAACTGtgggagaggaagggggggtaGAGCAACAGGGTTTTTACTGCCAGCTGGTAACACGACACCCTTTATGGATGTTGGGCCTTTCCTGGGCACACAGAAATACTGGGGTGTCAGAGGAGACTTAAAGTATGTACCTTATACACGAGGGTGCTGATGAGCTTGGTTTCAAATATGTAGCCCAGAGGGATCCAGTTGAGAAACCGAAGCAGTGTTTCTAAAGTGGCGTGGACCAGTGGGGCATTCTGGGAATTTTCCTATAGAGCACAGAAAATTAAATGTATGTTTGATTTTCATATAGAAAGATCAGGGGGAGACAACCAcacaaacattcaaagcctGATACATACCATGACGAACTGGCAGAGCTGGAAGATCTGGGAGAATTCATTACACATACTGGAGGGAAAAATACACAACAGTGGAGAGTTAATAATGAAGGTAGAGTGGGCATGTGTATGACAGTCTTGCCCAAGTTTACTGAACAACAGTAATTGTGTAACTGGGTTGAAGGCCAAGAGTAGCTTTAGATCCAACCAAGCCTATCTGGTAGAGGTaattggttttttttttatttcaggaaAGTATTAGCATGCTGGAGTTCAgacgtttttatttttttttaatcaacccTAAGGCCATTGTtggagttaaaggagaattccggtgtgatattgacctaaagtgtatcgaaacatgataccgagtgtgaacgtatgtctcatagcccatctcggcttgtcccctgcactccaaaatctggcgctagttagccgatgctaccaacatctttttcaatagtggtgcttcggcatcgggctagccatgcaaataaatcactgttttacacccatttacgaggctcaatgtatctccacacttcattggtagacttccgagggccctgacatttaaaacgagacattgagaactttgaaaaagcactggtagtttacttacaagacgatttatacagacagtatcttcacgaagtttagcgtttgcagccatcttgaatttagtcacgataagtcgagcaacgagtaagaatgaacaggtatgataagggatcagattccaaaaataattcagtggaaatgcatggattccagttgctgctactggaagaaactggaatccatgcatttccactgaattatttttggaatctgatcccttatcatacctgttcattcttactcgttgctcgacttatcgtgactaaattcaagatggctgcaaacgttaaacttcgtgaagatactgtctgtataaatcgtcttgtaagtaaactaccagtgctttttcaaagttctcaatgtctcgttttaaatgtcagggccctaggaagtctaccaatgaagtgtggagatacattgagcctcgtaaatgggtgtaaaacagtgatttatttgcatggctagcccgatgccgaagcaccactactgaaaaagttgttggtagcatcggctaactagcgccagattttggagtgcaggggacaagtcgagatgggctatgagacatacgttcacactcggtatcatgtttcaatacactttaggtcaatatcacaccggaattctcctttaagtatcAGAGGGGTGGTATCAGTGCCTCACCTGTCTTTTAGATGCTTGGCTTTGACCTGGGTCATTTGGCCACTGGAGAAGTCAAACACCTCCTCGCTCAGCAGTTTTAGGATAACCATGTTGTTCTGGCACAGGCTCTCGCTGGTGCGGCTCGCACCCACAATGTCGCTGATGAAGGTTGGCCAGTGCTTGGGCCACTCCTGCTTCAGGATCTACGCGTGTgcacagtcacaaacacacaacaaaaacacaaaccacACTCCAATTTGTCCCTCTGCATAGTTAAAATACCAACACTGCCACAGGAATACAAGACAGGAATAAAtacatcatgtcattacacatGCTTAGTATTTTCAGTCACTCAggtgtttatttacaaaaatgtaggATAAGTAGATCTTACCTGCACCAGGATCATGTTTAGCTTTCCTATGTATACCTTCTCTTTCTGCAAAGTCACATAAGAATAGAGTCACATTTCTGGAAAGATAAATTCCCAAAATAAAAGCTACAATAGACTGTGATGCCTCTCCAAGCAGCTCCACTCACCTCGACAGTTGCTGCATCAGACGACGTCTTGATAATCAGACCGACAACATACTTTTTTATTCCTGCACACAAGCAAATAAAAAGGCCGGGCGTTAGAGTCCGCTGATGGGCAGCAGAGGCCACATGCAGAGCCAGTCCTGACAATGGAGACTTTGGGTAGGGGGGCACTTAAGGGTATCAAATAGtgaaggaaataaaaaaaagagagagagacatctgtaggaaaataaacaaaaacccAGCACATTTCAGAGAACTACATTGTCTCTTGCCATGCATAGCTCAGTGAGTAAACTAGCGTGCGCCGGATTTGTTTGTATTAACTTGAAGATACATACATTTTATTTCCTTAATGTGTTTGGAGATATTTGCCAATTCTAGTACTGGGAATAATTAATGACATCATTCCCTTTGAACAGgacaggagagaaaaaaaaacagctcaaAATAGCTTTTAGACACATTGCTTGTTGGAAGATGAGAGTACTAGCTCTATCCACATTTGCTAGGAGCATCATCACATGACCACAGTAATGTGTAGAGAACCAATCACAGACCCGGATGCAAGGCAGAACGCTGACACGTGAAATGACATACTTGCCAGTCGCCCTGCATTGGTTTGCCACTTGAACAAAACTCAGGCATCTACGGTCAGAAGTGGGAAGTCTTAGGTCAatgatgggggaaaaaaaaaaaagagctaaTAACTTGGAGGGGAAAAAGAAGTGACTCAATAATAGAATGATTAGATTTGACTTTAACctaaaatgtaataaaaatcTTGATTAGAAGCCAAACATTGGGCATACACTGTCTAGTCAGTATTAAGACTCCTGCAATGTTTCTTACAATTACATACTCTTACTATGGGCATCCTTAAGTCCCttaatttcaaaaaatgtggtAGCATCTTAACATGGATGTAGAACAATCAACAATTTCTCTTACTTGTTAAGCTGTTGGGATGGGCAAAAGAGTACCGACTGAATCCTATTAGTAATCTGGAGTCAAAAGCTCTTCAAAAGAACACATACATCCTGTTAGCATTAAAAAGTCACACTCTAGTTTGTGTGCACTTCAAAACATTAGAGACCTTCTCCCAGCTCTGCTGCTGATTGCATGAGTCTGAGGATTGTGAGTAATGGAAACGCATGAGGAAATGGATGAAGGCTAAATTAAGAGGCATGTGTATGCAGTTCACCACTTCATTCTCTTCAATGCCTGGTGATAGTACCATTAAGTGGCAGATAGGGGGCAGCAAAGTATGGAACCTTTAACAAGGGAGCCAATCAACTTTGGGGTTGTCAATCAAAGGGTAGGCATCTTTGTAATTTCATGTATTATACATtctaacaaaaaaataaaataacccacgtacttgcacacacatacacacacaaagcacttcAGGTAGAATGAAGAGCAGAGAGGCTGGCCGAATTACACCCCAGGGACAACAGTTCATAGTTGGATTACTTCCAACTCCATGACGTCTAATGCTGTGCTGATCACATTACACTGGGAACTGAATAATCATATGGGGACAGTAGTGATCAGAAGGGGACATGTTAAAACACTGGCTATAGTTTGTTTTGATTTGGATTGATGGCATATCAAAAGACTATTACATGATCTAAAGAATCAAACAAATTCAGTTACATAGATGAATAACTAGATGCTTTAAATATACATCCCAATTTTTTGCAGCGGTTGCCTGTAGCTAAATCGGGGGAAGCCACAGCTGCCTGTAAATGAAATTACAAAACAGTTGCTGCGACAGGAACCATCAATAATTTGTTTCTTATGCTTGGCACTTGCAAAGCACTCTGTATACCAAGTTTTATCTGATCACTTACAATAACAGCTAGTCTTTACAATACGCCCATTGGGGAAACAGCTCTGCCACAAACAACGTGTTCTTGCTTTGACTTGCCTTTTTCTGCTGTGGAGAAGGGCTGCCCAAGTGCTGAATCCAATCCTTTTGGAGAGGGAACTGCACCCAGCCAAGCAGAAACGCACACCAGCATGCTTAGCAGAGGACACGGCTCAGCTTGGCAACAGCACGTCGGGCTACTAAATGCGAATTTGTGGCCGCAACTGAAAAGTGCCTTACGATGGTTCGCCTTTTGAATGGTATTGTCGCAGCAGAGTCAGAGGCAGCGCCGTGTCGCTCAAAGCCTTCTCTAACAGCTAGGGAGGTGTTGTCCACTGGGGTGTCATGTATGGAGAGGAAAAACTGCTCCTACAAAGCCATTTGATTGGTGAGCTCCGAATGCAAAAGCTCTTTTGACCTCTCTCTTGGCCTTGGGTCAGAAATGTGAGCATGGACGTTAAACGACACGTACCTTCACACTGGTTTCGTGGTAAAATCTTCCATCTTGTTTTTATAACCGTTTCCAGAATCTGCAGGGCATAGTACTGTAATGCCAAAAGAGAAATAGTCGTTAATGGCGTCAGTTCAACCCAAGCACGTCAAAACATGTCACCATAGCTGTGCAGTTAAACCAccaaaaactattttaaaaaaaaaaaggtctgaATTGAGCCTGCCTGAGATGTTTTAAAATGTTCCCTTTAagtaaacacaaacatgaagggaaggggaggggggtctGATTTGGACAGGTTTTCATGCAGATTTTCAGTGGGGTTAAAATAATatgcaactctctctctctctctctctatgagcCGCTATTTGGATGAAAAGCCTGTAGCAGTCCTGCTGTTATTCCCCGCATCACACCAGAACAGTGAAAGACagcaaagagaggagggagacggagagaggcAGGCCAACGCCTACGCCTCACGAATAGCATCTGGTTGCTGAGATGCTCACAGCTCCAGACGCTACCAAGCACCACAACAAAACGAATGATGCCACCCGaaaaggaaggagaggaagaaaaaaaaagttgctgaCCCCCAAAGAGAGCCAGAATGGAATGATCTCTGCTCTCCTCATGTTTTTATTGGTTTCTTTTCTGGGGTCAAAATATGGTCAAGTCAAATAGCCACACCCTCACAGCTCATTTGCTGAAGATAAAaagataaacaaataaagagCTAAACAACTAAAACAATATGGCAAGTCATCCTAAAAGCTTGTTTTCACCTTGAACTGGTGTGCCTCGTAAGAACAGCAAGACAGACCACAGGTTTGATTTGACACCCTCAAATTCTGTAGAGTGATATGCTCCTTATTTTGGCTTGGTGTTTTAGTTAGTGTACTTGTTAACGTCACTAGTGTTATTCGGATCAACAGTATTTCAGCTGTAGGGATCATCGACTTTAAAGGTGCAGTAAGTAGGTTTTGTTGCAAAAGAGAAATTAATATATTGGTAGGCCTAAAATGAAGGTGTTTCTCTTAGCCAGGAGTGGAATGATTATGTTCCTCAAATTCCTGTGCCCACTGAGCATCTTGAATCAATGGATTTTGACTCAATcttattttctaaatgtgtttAGTACATTGTACAtgaacattataaaacataACTTAAAGGCCTGAAACAGAGAACCAAGAAGCATAGAACGCACAGCAATACTGGGaagctgttttttttgtcattggTGTATGACTATTTATCTATTAATTTATTTCTGCtgacaaccaaaactactcactGTACCTTTAACTAGGTGAGGGTGGTTGTGGTGGGGGCAGGGGGCAAGTCTGAGAAATCAAAAGATGCACAGCAAGCTGTTAATGTTTCAAAGCCACGGGGTTAAGGGTTGTTGAGGGGGACGTTTTCAACACAGATATGGTTATTAAAAGGTGAACTTGAAGGTTGGACGGCCCTTAATGCTAAACCACTTTAAACCTAGAAAACCTTCCAAACCCTCTTGCGGTTTCACCTTTAACTtctgataaaaataaaaaaggaggAGCCAACAGAAAACAGCTACAATAAGCAACAGCTCCTTCCAGCAGACATGTTTTATTCTGCCCTGCCGTTAGgattttagtttttgtttgtttgtggggaTAGCAGAAAGTGTTGAGACCTGAAGAGAGGACAGTGAATGCGAGACCAGACACAGGAGACATGAATGATCCCTACAGAAGAAATAGCTGCTGCTAGCACCTGGCTGTGATGAGGTCTAGATAGTGCTGTTTCCGGAAACCCTCCCTCAGCCCAATGAAACAAATGCAATAGAAAATTGATGAACATAATTCAGTCAAAGGGAATCAAAAGGGTAGACCTTGTGGAGGCCTGCCGCCAAAGCCTAGCTGTGTCAAGATGCACAGGAAGACACACCCCTTTTCTTCCTATTACAAGCAATCAACAATAATGGAACATTATGattaatatcaaatattaacACCTTCAATTAAGTAAAAATACAAGCTTTCTTTAAAAAAGCAATTTAGAAAATAAAGATAGTTCAGAGCCAAATATTAAGGAGGTGCTTTACTGATAACACTTTTTtctgattgatttttttttctttccttttttaaaagtaagaaaaattAAGACTTTAGACAAATTTAAGAAGTGTTTACCTTTTCTGCTTTCTCTGTTACTGGGTAAATTACATGTTTGAACTTATACTGTTGATAGATCAACTCAAACATTAGTAATGACTTGTCAAGTGTTAAGAGCAATGTCACAGGCAAGCAAAAAAAGGCAAACTGGTTTACAATTACTTTGAGGAAGCCTTTGAAATATTGAAGAGGCTACAACTTCCACACAAACATCAGTGGCATGAAAAACACTACAGAGAAGTAATGGAAACGGGCCACATTCAGTTTGCTAACTCCAATCAAGACCAAATCAATGCAACTTATTTTAGTCGAGGAGAtaaataaggttttttttttgttttgttttgtcaggaACATTTTACCGGCATCTGTTTGCCAGGGCAGAGATTTGAGGGCGAGAGCGGCCGCAGCCGGAGTCATTTTGTGTAAGGACGTGGTATTATAGGAGAAGACTGGGCACTCTGCAGAAGTATTTCACTGTAAACAGAGGATCGTCACACAGTGCCTTGAACTTGCACTGTGAGTTTTCTCAGTTGAGAGTGGAGCCTCTCAAAGGGTGAGCGGGCAAGGAGTTTATTTGTGCTTATGCGTGTTGAGGAATCTGtacgtgtgagtatgtgtgtctattAGAGGAGGGAGATGTTGTTAAAGGGTTATCTGAAAATACTCCAGTGCCATCACTCCAAATGATTCACACCACCAGAGGGACAAAGACAAACAGAAGACCCTCCCCTTTTTTGAAAACACAACCAGAGCAGGAAACAGGTGGTTACACTGGGAGGGACAGCACAGCTAAGTGATCAAAGATTCAATCAATCTAATGCTCTTGATCAGATCTATTGTGAGACATTCTGCCCGGAAAATTTGACAGGACTTCCTCAAAGTAGAGAAATGGCCTTCCTCCACTTGAGTTGCCAGGCTTACTTTGGTGTTCATGTTCTGTGAGAACTCCAGGATGGTGTCTACTCTGGTCCAGGCATCCGGATGTTCTTTTAAATGGGTCAACACCTCCTGTGCCATTCTTTGCT
This genomic stretch from Alosa sapidissima isolate fAloSap1 chromosome 16, fAloSap1.pri, whole genome shotgun sequence harbors:
- the xpo1b gene encoding exportin-1 isoform X3, producing the protein MRRAEIIPFWLSLGYYALQILETVIKTRWKILPRNQCEGIKKYVVGLIIKTSSDAATVEKEKVYIGKLNMILVQILKQEWPKHWPTFISDIVGASRTSESLCQNNMVILKLLSEEVFDFSSGQMTQVKAKHLKDSMCNEFSQIFQLCQFVMENSQNAPLVHATLETLLRFLNWIPLGYIFETKLISTLVYKFLNVPMFRNVTLKCLTEIAGVSVSQYEEQFVTLFTLTMMQLKQMLPLNTNIRLAYANGKDDEQNFIQNLSLFLCTFLKEHGQLIEKRLNLRETLMEALHYMLLVSEVEETEIFKICLEYWNHLASELYRESPFSTSTSPLLSGSQHFDVPPRRQLYLPVLSKVRLLMVSRMAKPEEVLVVENDQGEVVREFMKDTDSINLYKNMRETLVYLTHLDYADTERIMTEKLHNQVNGTEWSWKNLNTLCWAIGSISGAMHEEDEKRFLVTVIKDLLGLCEQKRGKDNKAIIASNIMYIVGQYPRFLRAHWKFLKTVVNKLFEFMHETHDGVQDMACDTFIKIAQKCRRHFVQVQVGEVMPFIDEILNNINTIICDLQPQQVHTFYEAVGYMISASNDQATQEHLIEKYMLLPNQVWDSIIQQATKNVDILKDPETVKQLGSILKTNVRACKAVGHPFVIQLGRIYLDMLNVYKCLSENISAAIQTNGEMVTKQPLIRSMRTVKRETLKLISGWVSRSNDPQMVGENFVPPLLDAVLIDYQRNVPAAREPEVLSTMATIVNKLGGHITTEIPQIFDAVFECTLNMINKDFEEYPEHRTHFFYLLQAVNSHCFPAFLAIPPAQFKLVLDSIIWAFKHTMRNVADTGLQILYTLLQNVAQEEAAAQSFYQTYFCDILQHIFSVVTDTSHTAGLTMHASILAYMFNLVEEGKINTTLNPSSPVNNQVFIQEYVANLLKTAFPHLQDAQVKVFVTGLFSLNQDIPAFKEHLRDFLVQIKEFAGEDTTDLFLEEREASLRQAQEEKHKLQMSVPGILNPHEIPEEMCD
- the xpo1b gene encoding exportin-1 isoform X4, with the translated sequence MILVQILKQEWPKHWPTFISDIVGASRTSESLCQNNMVILKLLSEEVFDFSSGQMTQVKAKHLKDSMCNEFSQIFQLCQFVMENSQNAPLVHATLETLLRFLNWIPLGYIFETKLISTLVYKFLNVPMFRNVTLKCLTEIAGVSVSQYEEQFVTLFTLTMMQLKQMLPLNTNIRLAYANGKDDEQNFIQNLSLFLCTFLKEHGQLIEKRLNLRETLMEALHYMLLVSEVEETEIFKICLEYWNHLASELYRESPFSTSTSPLLSGSQHFDVPPRRQLYLPVLSKVRLLMVSRMAKPEEVLVVENDQGEVVREFMKDTDSINLYKNMRETLVYLTHLDYADTERIMTEKLHNQVNGTEWSWKNLNTLCWAIGSISGAMHEEDEKRFLVTVIKDLLGLCEQKRGKDNKAIIASNIMYIVGQYPRFLRAHWKFLKTVVNKLFEFMHETHDGVQDMACDTFIKIAQKCRRHFVQVQVGEVMPFIDEILNNINTIICDLQPQQVHTFYEAVGYMISASNDQATQEHLIEKYMLLPNQVWDSIIQQATKNVDILKDPETVKQLGSILKTNVRACKAVGHPFVIQLGRIYLDMLNVYKCLSENISAAIQTNGEMVTKQPLIRSMRTVKRETLKLISGWVSRSNDPQMVGENFVPPLLDAVLIDYQRNVPAAREPEVLSTMATIVNKLGGHITTEIPQIFDAVFECTLNMINKDFEEYPEHRTHFFYLLQAVNSHCFPAFLAIPPAQFKLVLDSIIWAFKHTMRNVADTGLQILYTLLQNVAQEEAAAQSFYQTYFCDILQHIFSVVTDTSHTAGLTMHASILAYMFNLVEEGKINTTLNPSSPVNNQVFIQEYVANLLKTAFPHLQDAQVKVFVTGLFSLNQDIPAFKEHLRDFLVQIKEFAGEDTTDLFLEEREASLRQAQEEKHKLQMSVPGILNPHEIPEEMCD
- the xpo1b gene encoding exportin-1 isoform X2 — translated: MPAIMTMLADHAARQLLDFNQKLDINLLDNVVNCLYHGVGPQQRMAQEVLTHLKEHPDAWTRVDTILEFSQNMNTKYYALQILETVIKTRWKILPRNQCEGIKKYVVGLIIKTSSDAATVEKEKVYIGKLNMILVQILKQEWPKHWPTFISDIVGASRTSESLCQNNMVILKLLSEEVFDFSSGQMTQVKAKHLKDSMCNEFSQIFQLCQFVMENSQNAPLVHATLETLLRFLNWIPLGYIFETKLISTLVYKFLNVPMFRNVTLKCLTEIAGVSVSQYEEQFVTLFTLTMMQLKQMLPLNTNIRLAYANGKDDEQNFIQNLSLFLCTFLKEHGQLIEKRLNLRETLMEALHYMLLVSEVEETEIFKICLEYWNHLASELYRESPFSTSTSPLLSGSQHFDVPPRRQLYLPVLSKVRLLMVSRMAKPEEVLVVENDQGEVVREFMKDTDSINLYKNMRETLVYLTHLDYADTERIMTEKLHNQVNGTEWSWKNLNTLCWAIGSISGAMHEEDEKRFLVTVIKDLLGLCEQKRGKDNKAIIASNIMYIVGQYPRFLRAHWKFLKTVVNKLFEFMHETHDGVQDMACDTFIKIAQKCRRHFVQVQVGEVMPFIDEILNNINTIICDLQPQQVHTFYEAVGYMISASNDQATQEHLIEKYMLLPNQVWDSIIQQATKNVDILKDPETVKQLGSILKTNVRACKAVGHPFVIQLGRIYLDMLNVYKCLSENISAAIQTNGEMVTKQPLIRSMRTVKRETLKLISGWVSRSNDPQMVGENFVPPLLDAVLIDYQRNVPAAREPEVLSTMATIVNKLGGHITTEIPQIFDAVFECTLNMINKDFEEYPEHRTHFFYLLQAVNSHCFPAFLAIPPAQFKLVLDSIIWAFKHTMRNVADTGLQILYTLLQNVAQEEAAAQSFYQTYFCDILQHIFSVVTDTSHTAGLTMHASILAYMFNLVEEGKINTTLNPSSPVNNQVFIQEYVANLLKTAFPHLQDAQVKVFVTGLFSLNQDIPAFKEHLRDFLVQIKEFAGEDTTDLFLEEREASLRQAQEEKHKLQMSVPGILNPHEIPEEMCD